From the genome of Deinococcus sp. AJ005, one region includes:
- a CDS encoding [LysW]-lysine hydrolase has protein sequence MTAETHSTGPHTDAQRDARELLIGAVSIASLSGQEAEVAGFLRDWMEARGFAAQVDGAGNAVGARGNGPFTVALLGHMDTVPGDIPVRVDGDGVLHGRGSVDAKGSLCTFMAAVAALPPQALDHVRFVVIGATEEEAPSSRGARHIREVLHPDAVLIGEPSGWEGLTLGYKGRLVAQVRAEKDNFHTAGEGSSAADDLTEAWFRVRAWAAASASDQGAGGVGIFDSVQATIQGIGSAGDGLTQRAEATFGLRLPPRLSPQDAQAQILELLGDLVSVSVTFVGHETAVRYPKDNALTRAMRVAIRAHGGTPVFKVKTGTSDMNVVAAHWPVPTLAYGPGDSALDHTPDERLDLAEYDRAVLILTDALTRLAASVSQKSHTDSD, from the coding sequence ATGACGGCTGAGACCCACAGCACCGGACCCCACACCGACGCCCAGCGGGACGCCCGCGAACTGCTGATCGGGGCCGTCTCCATCGCGTCCCTGTCCGGGCAGGAAGCGGAGGTGGCCGGATTTCTGCGCGACTGGATGGAGGCGCGCGGCTTCGCGGCCCAGGTGGACGGGGCGGGCAACGCCGTGGGAGCGCGCGGCAACGGTCCCTTTACCGTGGCCTTGCTGGGCCACATGGACACCGTGCCGGGCGACATTCCGGTGCGGGTGGACGGTGACGGCGTGCTGCATGGGCGCGGCAGCGTGGACGCCAAGGGTTCGCTGTGTACCTTCATGGCGGCGGTGGCGGCGCTGCCTCCGCAGGCCCTGGACCACGTCCGTTTCGTGGTGATCGGCGCAACCGAGGAAGAGGCCCCCAGCAGCCGGGGCGCGCGGCACATCCGGGAGGTGCTACACCCCGACGCCGTGCTGATCGGCGAACCCAGCGGCTGGGAAGGCCTGACGCTGGGCTACAAGGGCCGACTGGTGGCGCAGGTCCGCGCCGAAAAGGACAACTTCCACACGGCGGGAGAGGGCAGCAGCGCCGCCGACGATCTGACCGAGGCGTGGTTTCGTGTGCGTGCCTGGGCCGCAGCCAGCGCCAGTGATCAGGGTGCCGGGGGCGTGGGCATCTTCGACTCCGTGCAGGCCACCATCCAGGGCATCGGCTCAGCGGGCGACGGCCTGACCCAGCGGGCCGAGGCGACGTTCGGCCTGCGTCTGCCGCCGCGCCTCTCGCCACAGGACGCGCAGGCACAGATTCTGGAGCTGCTGGGCGATCTTGTCAGCGTGTCCGTGACCTTTGTCGGCCATGAAACCGCTGTGCGCTACCCCAAGGACAATGCCCTGACCCGTGCCATGCGTGTGGCTATTCGTGCCCACGGCGGCACCCCGGTCTTCAAGGTCAAGACGGGCACCAGCGACATGAACGTGGTGGCCGCCCACTGGCCGGTGCCCACGCTGGCCTACGGCCCCGGTGACAGCGCGCTGGACCACACCCCCGACGAACGGCTGGATCTGGCCGAATATGACCGCGCCGTGCTGATCCTGACCGACGCGCTCACGCGGCTGGCAGCCTCGGTTTCGCAGAAGAGTCATACGGACTCCGATTGA